A genomic region of Marinobacter sp. NP-4(2019) contains the following coding sequences:
- a CDS encoding DUF6165 family protein produces the protein MADVIKVPVSFGEVLDKITILEIKSERIQDEAKVKNVRLELDELSATWDEAVKDKAAEIADLRKQLKAVNEELWVIEDDIRDQEAAQDFGPKFIELARAVYVTNDKRAAIKKEINLALGSRFVEEKSYQDYTARK, from the coding sequence ATGGCAGACGTAATCAAGGTACCGGTATCGTTTGGTGAGGTGCTGGACAAAATCACCATTCTCGAAATCAAATCCGAGCGCATCCAGGACGAGGCCAAAGTCAAAAACGTCCGTCTCGAACTGGATGAACTGAGCGCCACCTGGGATGAAGCGGTGAAAGACAAGGCGGCAGAGATAGCCGACCTGCGTAAGCAGCTGAAGGCCGTTAATGAAGAGCTGTGGGTGATCGAGGACGACATCCGTGACCAGGAAGCGGCACAGGACTTCGGCCCGAAGTTCATCGAACTGGCGCGCGCGGTTTATGTCACTAACGACAAACGTGCCGCCATCAAGAAAGAAATCAACCTGGCACTGGGCTCCCGCTTCGTGGAAGAAAAGTCCTACCAGGACTACACCGCCCGCAAGTAA
- a CDS encoding glycosyltransferase family 9 protein: MNSICILRLSAIGDVTHVIPVVLSLQEQCPGIKITWVIGKIEAKLIGDLPGVEFIVFDKKAGRKGYAELRQTLRGRHFDALLHMQVAFRANLAAALIPAKVKVGHDKARSKDLHSLFINKRIAPTPKQHVRDCLASFLEPLGLKAAPPRWTIPLTEADHTFAREQLADDRLNLVISPCASHILRNWPAERYAQLADHAVRHHGMKVTLVGSPAPFEVEYCAAIESAMKEKAHNICGNDTLKQLTALLTHADLAVAPDTGPAHIASAVGTDVLGIYAASNPYRSGPYNSLEWCVNRYPEALEKFTGKTVDNARWGAKAEFEGAMELVTVEDATAMLDRWVEARRVAGAEVAADLG; this comes from the coding sequence ATGAATTCCATCTGCATCCTGCGCCTATCCGCCATCGGCGATGTGACCCATGTGATTCCGGTGGTTCTGAGCCTTCAGGAGCAGTGCCCCGGCATAAAGATCACCTGGGTCATTGGCAAGATCGAAGCCAAGCTGATCGGCGATCTCCCGGGCGTGGAGTTTATAGTCTTTGACAAGAAAGCCGGCCGCAAGGGCTACGCCGAGCTTCGCCAGACGCTGCGTGGGCGGCATTTTGACGCCCTCCTCCACATGCAGGTGGCTTTTCGGGCCAATCTGGCCGCCGCGCTGATCCCGGCAAAAGTGAAGGTGGGTCATGACAAGGCCCGCAGCAAGGACCTTCACAGCCTGTTTATCAACAAGCGTATTGCACCAACCCCGAAGCAACACGTGCGGGACTGTCTCGCCAGTTTTCTGGAGCCGCTGGGGCTGAAAGCCGCGCCACCCCGTTGGACCATTCCCCTGACCGAGGCCGATCATACGTTTGCCCGGGAGCAGTTGGCGGACGATCGCCTGAACCTGGTGATCAGTCCCTGCGCCAGTCACATCCTGAGAAACTGGCCAGCGGAGCGCTACGCTCAGCTTGCGGACCATGCCGTCCGACATCACGGCATGAAGGTGACCCTGGTCGGCAGCCCGGCACCATTTGAGGTGGAATACTGCGCCGCTATTGAAAGCGCGATGAAAGAAAAAGCTCACAACATCTGTGGCAATGACACCCTCAAGCAGCTGACCGCTCTGCTCACCCATGCTGACCTCGCGGTCGCCCCCGACACTGGCCCGGCCCATATTGCCAGCGCGGTGGGCACCGACGTGCTGGGCATCTATGCCGCCAGCAATCCCTACCGCTCAGGCCCCTACAACTCCCTGGAATGGTGTGTGAATCGCTATCCGGAGGCGCTGGAGAAGTTTACCGGCAAGACCGTGGACAACGCTCGCTGGGGTGCCAAAGCGGAATTCGAAGGTGCGATGGAACTGGTGACGGTAGAGGATGCCACTGCCATGCTGGATCGGTGGGTTGAGGCTCGGCGGGTTGCAGGGGCGGAAGTGGCGGCGGATTTGGGGTGA
- a CDS encoding 3-deoxy-D-manno-octulosonic acid kinase produces the protein MKLLLLISGIREVMAESEICLRENGSRLLVHPDYRDEVTGAWFNPGYWGGRARPVSSGGRGGAWFITAGSHEMVLREYRRGGLIAKISQKAYVFTGESTVRSFAEFRLLNQLAGMALPVPRPVAAWYRKTSLLQYQAALIIEKLEGTTPLAELITSLDDGAWQLLGGTIRRFHDAGVRHADLNCFNVLVRDGEFFLIDFDKGRIMDGTASARWKASNLERFARSLRKVAGEAAQARVWESFVLGYYGSQST, from the coding sequence GTGAAGTTGCTGTTATTAATTTCTGGAATTCGGGAAGTCATGGCTGAGTCTGAAATTTGTCTTCGGGAAAACGGCTCACGGTTGTTGGTTCACCCTGATTACAGAGATGAAGTAACTGGTGCCTGGTTTAATCCCGGATATTGGGGTGGCCGGGCACGACCGGTCAGCAGTGGCGGCCGTGGCGGTGCGTGGTTTATTACTGCGGGCAGCCACGAGATGGTGTTACGGGAGTATCGCCGAGGGGGGCTGATCGCGAAGATCTCCCAAAAGGCCTACGTCTTCACGGGTGAATCTACCGTCCGCTCGTTCGCGGAGTTTCGGCTTCTGAATCAGTTGGCCGGCATGGCACTACCTGTGCCCCGGCCGGTCGCTGCCTGGTATCGGAAAACCTCGTTACTACAATATCAGGCCGCCCTTATTATTGAAAAGCTGGAGGGAACTACGCCCCTGGCAGAGCTGATAACCAGTCTGGATGATGGGGCATGGCAGCTCTTGGGCGGCACCATACGCCGTTTTCATGACGCTGGTGTCCGTCACGCTGACCTGAACTGTTTTAATGTGCTGGTCCGGGATGGCGAGTTCTTTCTGATTGATTTTGATAAGGGGCGCATCATGGATGGGACGGCATCTGCTCGCTGGAAAGCCTCCAATCTTGAACGCTTTGCCCGATCTTTGAGGAAAGTTGCAGGGGAGGCTGCTCAGGCGCGTGTCTGGGAGTCATTTGTGCTTGGATATTATGGGAGTCAGTCCACTTGA
- a CDS encoding glycosyltransferase family 4 protein codes for MSDQQKSNSLPAILCLTDSCDRPESELFIGLKKAGFDVDVMCNPKGRNYQRLVDENMVVQPMALQNRFDKAGTEAIRDQLTRKKYDIIHAYNPRALACGLRASKDMDLEVVAYRGVIGNISFLNPESWITFLHPRVSKIVCVADAIKEYLASLRFLWLHIPDHKLQRIYKGHDLSWYQDEPADLSQFGVPEGAFVVCCTGRNSPRKGFDVLIRAVDELPDDVEVHLLLVGDLIDNKKLQAQVEETSHPERIHFTGYRQDAPAIAAASDVFVLPSTEREGLPRAVIEAMAYGTTPVVTAVGGMPELVDDGLGGIVVAPKSPSSLSSAIERLYRNRGLLSGMGKAARERIAKHFHTSQTVRETGELYRSLAGRR; via the coding sequence TTGAGTGATCAACAAAAAAGTAATTCGCTTCCGGCCATTCTTTGTCTGACTGATTCCTGCGATCGTCCTGAATCAGAGCTTTTTATCGGCCTGAAAAAAGCCGGGTTTGACGTGGACGTCATGTGCAACCCGAAAGGACGGAACTATCAGCGTCTGGTTGATGAAAATATGGTGGTACAGCCGATGGCCCTGCAGAACCGTTTTGACAAGGCCGGTACGGAAGCCATCCGAGATCAGCTCACTCGCAAAAAGTACGACATTATTCATGCCTACAACCCGAGAGCTCTGGCTTGTGGTTTGCGGGCGTCCAAGGATATGGATCTTGAGGTTGTGGCTTATCGGGGGGTGATAGGCAACATCAGTTTTCTCAATCCGGAATCCTGGATTACCTTTCTTCATCCGCGGGTCAGCAAAATTGTTTGTGTCGCTGACGCCATCAAGGAATATCTGGCCAGCCTGCGGTTTCTTTGGTTGCACATCCCCGACCATAAGTTGCAGCGTATATACAAAGGCCACGATCTGAGCTGGTATCAGGATGAGCCAGCCGATCTGAGCCAGTTTGGTGTGCCGGAGGGTGCCTTCGTTGTGTGCTGTACGGGGCGCAACTCACCGAGAAAGGGGTTCGATGTGTTGATCCGGGCAGTGGATGAGCTCCCCGACGATGTGGAGGTGCACCTGCTGCTGGTCGGCGATCTTATCGATAATAAAAAGCTTCAGGCTCAGGTGGAAGAAACCTCTCACCCCGAACGCATTCACTTTACCGGTTATCGTCAGGACGCGCCGGCCATTGCCGCGGCCAGCGATGTTTTCGTATTGCCTTCAACGGAGCGTGAAGGTTTGCCGCGGGCGGTTATCGAGGCCATGGCCTATGGCACAACCCCCGTGGTAACGGCCGTGGGGGGGATGCCAGAGCTGGTTGACGATGGTCTCGGTGGTATAGTGGTGGCCCCTAAGAGTCCGTCTTCCTTGTCTTCAGCGATTGAGCGGCTCTATCGTAACCGTGGTTTATTGTCGGGTATGGGGAAGGCTGCCCGTGAGCGGATTGCCAAACACTTCCATACCTCGCAAACGGTTCGCGAAACGGGTGAACTATACAGATCTCTGGCGGGCAGGCGTTGA
- a CDS encoding CDP-glycerol glycerophosphotransferase family protein, translating to MRRYLFFVNQPYSYSILRPLQDEIRKRGGEAAWFVAGCTAAPLRADEHHLKTVQEVMEYNADATFVPGDWVPYFFPGIKVEVFHGMARNKRGHSSESESDHYRIRGWFDLYCTHAEKDTAKFQELADKHRHFAVAKTGWPKLDPLLEKGVRGPRERSDDALPVVFYASTFSRSVTSAPDLVDKIGELSRSGRWKFIVTLHPKMDPSVVEQYRALAGENLRFVESHEDLLPILPEADVMLCDTSSIMFEFMFLDRPVVTFKTKMPGPYLIDVDEVGKVEPALQEALMALPELMDATRALCKELHSFSDGKSSSRILDAVDHFLAHDRMKLKSKPLNFIRKVKVRRRLKQELKKGALKR from the coding sequence ATGCGACGTTATCTGTTTTTTGTTAACCAACCCTATTCCTATTCGATACTCCGCCCCCTGCAGGATGAAATCCGCAAGCGAGGGGGGGAGGCAGCCTGGTTTGTCGCCGGTTGCACGGCGGCTCCCTTGCGGGCTGATGAGCATCATTTGAAGACCGTTCAGGAGGTCATGGAGTACAACGCAGACGCGACGTTTGTTCCGGGAGACTGGGTTCCCTATTTTTTTCCTGGGATCAAGGTTGAGGTCTTCCATGGTATGGCTCGCAACAAGCGGGGCCATAGCAGTGAGAGTGAAAGCGACCATTACCGTATACGTGGGTGGTTTGATCTCTACTGTACCCATGCTGAAAAAGACACAGCCAAGTTTCAGGAACTGGCTGACAAGCACCGTCACTTTGCCGTTGCGAAGACCGGGTGGCCGAAGCTGGATCCATTGCTGGAGAAAGGCGTCAGAGGGCCCAGGGAGCGAAGTGACGACGCTCTGCCCGTTGTGTTTTACGCTTCAACCTTTAGTCGTTCCGTCACTTCGGCTCCAGATCTGGTTGATAAGATTGGGGAGTTATCTCGTAGCGGTCGGTGGAAGTTCATCGTTACTCTCCATCCCAAGATGGACCCCTCAGTGGTGGAGCAGTACCGCGCGTTGGCGGGCGAGAACTTACGGTTCGTGGAGAGCCATGAAGATCTTTTGCCCATTCTGCCCGAGGCAGATGTAATGCTCTGTGACACCTCGTCCATCATGTTTGAGTTTATGTTCCTGGATCGTCCAGTGGTGACGTTCAAGACGAAGATGCCGGGGCCTTATCTGATTGACGTGGATGAGGTTGGAAAGGTTGAGCCTGCTCTTCAGGAAGCCCTTATGGCTTTGCCTGAGCTAATGGACGCAACGCGAGCTTTATGCAAGGAGTTGCATAGCTTTTCCGATGGCAAGTCAAGTAGCCGTATACTTGATGCCGTTGACCATTTTCTGGCGCACGATCGTATGAAGCTAAAAAGTAAGCCATTGAACTTTATAAGAAAAGTGAAGGTTAGACGTCGATTGAAGCAAGAGCTGAAAAAGGGAGCTTTAAAACGGTGA
- a CDS encoding glycosyltransferase family 25 protein: protein MIPILVINIDSAKERWSNISSQLHAYGKNVSRLEAVDGKHYDHPLFINYDHDLRKKCKGEGLSRGQLGCFASHYLAWKKCVELKSSVVILEDDVTIVEPHFSEFLQRAPLLDSRYECIRLFANNSKSHREIPLEDCGSFRIVKYTKGPMSAMGYYLTPAGASKFIKNSKPWFLPVDIYMDRFWKNGVECFGLNEPVVKHEYIFESMIGYAADRPKRSIGLTIKREWFAACEVSKRFLHNTRFRLGR, encoded by the coding sequence GTGATCCCTATTCTTGTAATCAATATCGATTCTGCAAAAGAGCGGTGGAGCAATATATCTTCCCAGCTACATGCGTACGGAAAGAACGTCAGTCGCTTGGAGGCAGTTGATGGGAAGCACTACGACCACCCACTTTTCATAAATTACGATCATGATTTGAGGAAAAAATGTAAAGGAGAGGGGCTCTCTAGGGGGCAGCTTGGCTGTTTCGCAAGTCACTATCTTGCGTGGAAGAAATGTGTAGAGCTTAAGAGCTCGGTTGTTATTTTGGAAGATGATGTAACGATTGTTGAGCCGCATTTTTCTGAGTTTCTGCAGCGTGCTCCTTTGCTTGACTCCCGTTATGAGTGTATACGGTTGTTTGCCAATAACTCCAAGAGTCATCGTGAAATACCGCTTGAAGATTGTGGCAGTTTTCGTATTGTCAAATATACAAAGGGGCCTATGAGTGCCATGGGATATTACTTGACGCCGGCTGGCGCAAGTAAGTTCATAAAAAACTCTAAACCTTGGTTCTTGCCTGTTGACATATATATGGACCGGTTTTGGAAAAACGGCGTTGAGTGTTTTGGTTTGAACGAGCCCGTTGTAAAGCACGAGTATATTTTTGAATCTATGATAGGGTATGCCGCTGATCGGCCTAAAAGATCGATAGGGTTAACTATAAAGCGTGAGTGGTTCGCGGCTTGTGAGGTCAGCAAACGCTTTCTACACAATACGCGTTTTCGCTTGGGTCGTTAA